A single Danio aesculapii chromosome 19, fDanAes4.1, whole genome shotgun sequence DNA region contains:
- the sp8a gene encoding transcription factor Sp8a has protein sequence MATSLLGEEPRVGSTPLAMLAATCNKIGSSSPSSDSGSFGKGGFHPWKRAAPSSCSLSPFGTQRNDTFSANSSFSLTGTTTSTSPFGNEYPVFQTSVANSSQDPSAQSVFISKVDSLQGIYPRMSVAHPYETWFKSAHAGISSGDGSGSSWWDVGTGWIDVQSANGAALQTSLHSPLSGYNSDYSSLTHSAFSASPSPHLLSSGQHLMDGFKPVLSATYTDSSPGANSAVLAGSPVVPLAGSPRSSTRRYSGRATCDCPNCQEAERLGPAGASLRRKGLHSCHIPGCGKVYGKTSHLKAHLRWHTGERPFVCNWLFCGKRFTRSDELQRHLRTHTGEKRFSCPVCNKRFMRSDHLSKHVKTHSAGEPGSNGVKKGSDTDSEQSVPGSPACQSPEMIHNTEPVQNGL, from the exons ATGGCAACTTCACTTCTTGGG GAGGAACCGAGGGTAGGATCCACTCCATTGGCCATGTTAGCAGCAACCTGTAACAAAATCGGGAGCTCGAGTCCCTCCTCGGACAGCGGCTCGTTTGGGAAAGGCGGCTTTCACCCGTGGAAACGCGCGGCGCCCAGCAGCTGCTCTCTCTCTCCGTTCGGCACGCAGAGGAACGACACTTTCAGCGCCAACAGCTCGTTCTCCTTAACGGGCACCACCACCTCCACCAGCCCGTTTGGAAACGAATATCCGGTGTTTCAAACTTCAGTCGCCAACAGTTCTCAGGACCCGAGCGCGCAGTCAGTGTTCATCTCAAAAGTGGACTCTCTCCAGGGGATTTACCCAAGGATGAGCGTCGCGCACCCGTATGAAACGTGGTTTAAATCCGCGCATGCTGGCATCTCCTCCGGGGATGGAAGCGGATCCTCCTGGTGGGATGTTGGCACAGGTTGGATTGATGTTCAAAGCGCAAACGGTGCCGCGCTCCAGACGTCTTTGCATTCGCCCCTGAGCGGCTATAACTCAGACTATTCCTCCCTCACTCATTCCGCGTTCAGTGCCAGCCCGTCTCCACATCTCCTGAGCAGTGGGCAGCACCTGATGGACGGGTTCAAACCAGTTCTCTCCGCCACCTACACAGACAGCAGCCCTGGTGCCAACAGCGCGGTTTTAGCAGGGTCTCCTGTGGTGCCGCTGGCCGGGTCTCCGCGTTCCTCCACCAGGCGCTACTCTGGCAGAGCGACCTGCGACTGTCCGAACTGTCAGGAAGCGGAGAGGCTGGGGCCCGCGGGGGCCAGTCTGCGCAGAAAGGGCCTTCACAGCTGCCACATCCCGGGTTGCGGGAAAGTATACGGAAAGACCTCTCATCTCAAGGCGCATTTGCGCTGGCACACCGGTGAGAGGCCGTTCGTGTGTAACTGGCTCTTCTGTGGGAAGCGCTTCACCAGATCCGACGAGCTCCAGCGGCATTTACGCACACACACCGGGGAAAAGAGATTCTCCTGTCCAGTGTGTAACAAGCGCTTCATGCGCAGCGATCATCTCAGTAAACACGTAAAAACGCACAGCGCCGGGGAACCCGGGTCTAACGGGGTTAAAAAGGGCAGCGATACCGACAGCGAACAGAGTGTACCGGGCAGCCCAGCCTGCCAGTCCCCGGAAATGATCCACAACACAGAACCCGTTCAGAACGGACTCTGA